A window from Engystomops pustulosus unplaced genomic scaffold, aEngPut4.maternal MAT_SCAFFOLD_214, whole genome shotgun sequence encodes these proteins:
- the LOC140109536 gene encoding transmembrane reductase CYB561D2-like, which yields MTHSSDTDSRLHRTLRFLSGAAAHLTAFIFTIYISCVSQPGTTLFSWHPFLMSLAFSFFMTEAVLVLSPDSSLLRSFSRTVRVWAHWVLQVLAAVCAILGLTIIYYNKVLHERPHFSTWHGLLGALTVTWALIQNAGGVTLLYPKLTQRWTLSTRKLYHATSGLLGYLLGCASLSLGMCSLWFSANVTGSVWYLCALCPLLTGLVVMNQVSNAYLYRKRSQS from the exons ATGACCCACAGCTCCGACACTGACTCCCGCCTCCACCGCACCCTCCGCTTCCTATCAGGGGCAGCAGCTCACCTCACCGCCTTCATCTTCACCATTTACATCAGCTGTGTGTCCCAACCTGGAACTA CGCTCTTCTCCTGGCACCCGTTCCTCATGAGTCTTGCG TTCTCCTTCTTCATGACTGAAGCGGTTCTGGTTCTGTCCCCGGACTCGTCGCTGCTGCGTTCCTTCTCCCGTACGGTGCGGGTTTGGGCGCACTGGGTCCTGCAGGTTCTGGCTGCTGTCTGTGCCATCCTGGGCCTGACCATCATCTACTACAACAAGGTGTTACATGAGCGGCCGCACTTCTCCACCTGGCACGGCCTCCTGGGGGCGCTCACAGTCACCTGGGCCCTGATCCAGAACGCTGGCGGGGTGACGCTGCTGTACCCCAAACTGACGCAGCGCTGGACCCTGTCCACACGCAAGCTGTACCACGCCACGTCCGGCCTGCTCGGATACCTGCTGGGCTGCGCTAGCCTCTCCCTGGGCATGTGCTCCCTGTGGTTCAGCGCCAACGTAACGGGCAGCGTCTGGTACCTGTGCGCCCTCTGCCCCCTGCTCACCGGCCTGGTGGTCATGAATCAGGTCAGTAACGCCTACCTGTACCGCAAGAGGAGCCAGTCCTGA